Proteins encoded by one window of Ramlibacter tataouinensis:
- a CDS encoding carbohydrate ABC transporter permease, whose product MKPPAQRLAWNEPNALDTLAAWLLAILWILPLAYAVWTAFHPSEYSTRFSLLAPLTLDNFRRAWQAAPFARYFLNTTLLVLMILAVQLVLATLAAYAFARYRFRGRNVAFALVLVQLMIMPDILLVENYRTMAQLGLVDTLVAIGLPYFASAFAIFLLRQTFMGIPKELDEAARVEGASALQTLWRVYVPLARPVYTAFALVSISFHWNNFLWPLIITNSVNARPLTVGLQVFSSPDQGVDWSVITAATLMTSAPLLVAFLLFQRQFVQSFMRAGIK is encoded by the coding sequence ATGAAGCCACCCGCGCAAAGGCTGGCCTGGAACGAGCCGAACGCGCTCGACACGCTCGCGGCGTGGCTGCTGGCGATCCTGTGGATCCTTCCGCTGGCCTATGCGGTCTGGACGGCCTTCCATCCCAGCGAGTACTCGACCCGCTTTTCGCTGCTCGCGCCGCTGACGCTGGACAACTTCCGGCGGGCCTGGCAAGCGGCCCCGTTTGCCCGCTACTTCCTGAACACCACGCTGCTGGTGCTGATGATCCTGGCGGTCCAGCTGGTGCTGGCGACGCTGGCGGCCTACGCGTTCGCCCGCTACCGGTTCCGCGGCCGGAACGTGGCCTTCGCGCTGGTGCTGGTGCAGCTGATGATCATGCCGGACATCCTGCTGGTGGAGAACTACCGGACGATGGCGCAACTCGGGCTGGTCGACACGCTGGTGGCCATCGGCCTGCCGTACTTCGCCTCGGCCTTCGCCATCTTCCTGCTGCGCCAGACCTTCATGGGCATACCGAAGGAGCTGGACGAGGCGGCGCGGGTGGAGGGCGCCAGCGCCCTGCAGACGCTGTGGCGGGTCTATGTGCCGCTGGCCCGGCCGGTCTATACCGCCTTCGCGCTGGTTTCCATCAGCTTCCACTGGAACAATTTCCTGTGGCCGCTGATCATCACCAACAGCGTGAACGCCCGGCCCCTGACCGTGGGGCTGCAGGTGTTCTCCTCGCCCGACCAGGGCGTGGACTGGTCCGTGATCACCGCCGCAACCCTCATGACGTCCGCGCCGCTGCTCGTCGCCTTCCTGCTGTTCCAGCGCCAGTTCGTGCAGAGCTTCATGCGGGCCGGCATCAAGTAG
- a CDS encoding endonuclease/exonuclease/phosphatase family protein, whose product MDLVTWNTQWCCGIDGVVSPPRIVEAARRLADFDVLCLQEIAGNYPQLAGGAGHDQPALLRELLPGFQLFFGAAVDESGPQGERRRFGNLVATRLPVAQVQHHPLPYPADPGVRSMPRMCTVVTVLDPKLGPVRIMTTHLEFYSKRQRMAQARALRELHVQYSAHAAGPPEPADDGSPFQTKRHTADAILCGDFNFEAHEPEYAAVSEPFPQGRLWDSWRLLHGGEPHPPTFRLYDRRYGPDPVACDFVFVSDGLKDRVRSMAVDGATQASDHQPVRVRLE is encoded by the coding sequence ATGGACCTCGTGACCTGGAACACCCAGTGGTGCTGCGGCATCGACGGCGTCGTGAGCCCGCCGCGGATCGTCGAGGCCGCGCGCCGGCTGGCCGACTTCGACGTGCTGTGCCTGCAGGAGATCGCGGGCAACTACCCGCAGCTGGCCGGCGGCGCCGGCCACGATCAACCGGCCCTGCTGCGCGAGCTGCTGCCGGGCTTCCAGCTGTTCTTCGGCGCGGCCGTCGATGAGTCCGGTCCGCAGGGCGAGCGCCGGCGCTTCGGCAACCTGGTCGCCACCCGGCTGCCGGTGGCCCAGGTGCAGCACCACCCGCTGCCGTATCCGGCCGATCCCGGCGTGCGCAGCATGCCGCGGATGTGCACCGTGGTCACCGTCCTGGACCCGAAGCTCGGTCCGGTGCGGATCATGACCACGCACCTGGAGTTCTATTCCAAGCGGCAGCGCATGGCGCAGGCCCGTGCGCTGCGTGAACTGCACGTCCAGTACAGCGCCCATGCGGCCGGGCCGCCCGAGCCCGCCGATGACGGATCACCGTTCCAGACCAAGCGGCACACCGCCGACGCGATCCTGTGCGGCGATTTCAATTTCGAGGCGCACGAGCCCGAGTACGCGGCCGTCTCGGAGCCCTTCCCGCAGGGCAGGCTGTGGGACAGCTGGCGACTGCTGCATGGCGGCGAGCCGCACCCGCCGACGTTCCGCCTGTATGACCGCCGCTACGGACCCGATCCGGTGGCCTGCGATTTCGTGTTCGTCAGCGACGGGCTGAAGGACAGGGTCCGCAGCATGGCGGTCGATGGCGCGACGCAGGCATCCGACCACCAGCCGGTGCGGGTCCGGCTGGAATAG
- the def gene encoding peptide deformylase — MTVREILKMGDPRLLRVAQPVTAFDSDELHLLVADMFDTMRAANGAGLAAPQIGVDLQLVIFGTDAPNPRYPDAPLVPRTVLLNPQITPLGDEEEEGWEGCLSVPGLRGLVPRWKAIRYTGFDPYGDPIDRTVDGFHARVVQHECDHLAGKLYPMRMRDFTQFGFTEVLFPGMDAGQDD; from the coding sequence ATGACCGTTCGAGAGATCCTCAAGATGGGCGACCCGCGGCTGCTGCGGGTGGCCCAGCCCGTGACCGCGTTCGACAGCGACGAGCTCCACCTGCTGGTGGCCGACATGTTCGACACCATGCGGGCCGCCAACGGCGCCGGCCTGGCCGCGCCGCAGATCGGGGTCGACCTGCAGCTGGTGATCTTCGGCACCGACGCGCCCAACCCGCGCTACCCCGATGCGCCCCTGGTGCCGCGCACCGTGCTGCTCAATCCGCAGATCACGCCCCTGGGCGACGAGGAAGAGGAGGGCTGGGAAGGCTGCCTGTCGGTGCCCGGCCTGCGCGGGCTGGTGCCGCGCTGGAAGGCGATCCGCTACACCGGCTTCGACCCCTACGGCGATCCGATCGACCGCACGGTGGACGGCTTCCACGCCCGCGTGGTGCAGCACGAATGCGACCACCTCGCCGGCAAGCTGTACCCGATGCGCATGCGCGACTTCACGCAGTTCGGCTTCACGGAGGTGCTGTTCCCCGGCATGGATGCCGGACAGGACGACTGA
- a CDS encoding [protein-PII] uridylyltransferase has protein sequence MQPSGDAALLRDRLKAQKAAINQALLDPSRPTRAIGAVLRRLARHVDDVLLALWRAAQVPPGIALLAVGGYGRGELFPHSDVDVLVLLPEGTDPAQDAALRQRLEAFIGQCWDSGLEIGSSVRTLQECQDAAAADVTVQTSLLEARRLAGERALFEQFRERFTRAADPHAFFVAKTLEMRQRHTRFENTPYALEPNCKESPGGLRDLQVILWVAKAAGFGTSWDELAAKGLATPLEAQQLERNEALLRLIRARLHTIAGRREDRLVFDLQTAVAEAFGYRTRSAGGRVLQRAGEALMKRYYWAAKAVSQLNQILLLNIEERLAPSGQEPVPINARFSMKAGMLEVAGDDLYERHPHAVLETFLVYQTTVGAKGLSARTLRALYNARGVMDAGFRKDPVNHATFKAILQQPSGITHAFRLMNQTSVLGRYLWVFRRIVGQMQHDLFHVYTVDQHILMVLRNVRRFFIAEHAHEYPFCSQLAAGFDRPWVLYVAALFHDIAKGRGGDHSELGAREVRQFCRQHAIEAEDGRLIEFLVREHLAMSRIAQKEDLSDPAVIAAFAARVGNERTLTALYLLTVADVRGTSPKVWNAWKGKLLEDLYRATLRALGGHTPDPAAEIEARKREALVQLQLFALPHEAHRKLWDTLDVGYFMRHDAGEIAWHTRHLSRHVGSARPVVRARLSPVGEGLQVLVYTPDQPDLFARICGYFDHAGFSILDARIHTATNGYALDTFQVVTPMLPEHYRELTSMVESELEQTLERAGPLPPPSRGRVSRRVKSFPVTPRVQLTPDERAQRWLLTISASDRLGLLYSVALVLARHRINLQLAKITTLGERVEDTFLVDGAELQENRRQIAIETELLQALTA, from the coding sequence GTGCAGCCGTCGGGGGATGCCGCCCTCCTGCGCGATCGACTGAAAGCGCAGAAGGCCGCCATCAACCAGGCGCTGCTCGATCCCTCGCGCCCGACCCGCGCCATCGGCGCCGTGCTGCGGCGGCTGGCCCGCCATGTCGACGACGTGCTGCTGGCCCTGTGGCGCGCGGCGCAGGTGCCCCCCGGCATCGCCCTGCTGGCGGTGGGCGGCTACGGCCGCGGCGAGCTGTTCCCGCATTCCGACGTCGACGTGCTGGTGCTGCTGCCCGAGGGCACGGACCCCGCGCAGGACGCGGCGCTGCGCCAGCGGCTGGAAGCCTTCATCGGCCAGTGCTGGGACAGCGGCCTGGAGATCGGCTCCAGCGTGCGCACGCTGCAGGAATGCCAGGACGCCGCCGCGGCCGACGTCACCGTCCAGACCTCGCTGCTGGAGGCGCGCCGGCTGGCCGGCGAGCGCGCCCTGTTCGAGCAGTTCCGCGAGCGCTTCACCCGGGCTGCGGACCCGCATGCCTTCTTCGTCGCCAAGACGCTGGAGATGCGCCAGCGCCACACCCGCTTCGAGAACACGCCCTATGCGCTGGAGCCCAACTGCAAGGAGTCGCCCGGCGGCCTGCGCGACCTGCAGGTGATCCTGTGGGTGGCCAAGGCGGCCGGCTTCGGCACCAGCTGGGACGAGCTGGCCGCCAAGGGCCTGGCCACGCCGCTGGAGGCGCAGCAGCTCGAACGCAACGAGGCCCTGCTGCGCCTGATCCGCGCCCGCCTGCACACCATCGCCGGCCGGCGCGAGGACCGGCTGGTGTTCGACCTGCAGACCGCCGTCGCCGAGGCCTTCGGCTACCGCACCCGCAGCGCAGGCGGCCGCGTGCTGCAACGCGCCGGCGAAGCGCTGATGAAGCGCTACTACTGGGCCGCCAAGGCCGTCAGCCAGCTCAACCAGATCCTGCTGCTGAACATCGAGGAGCGCCTTGCGCCCAGCGGCCAGGAGCCGGTGCCGATCAACGCCCGCTTCTCGATGAAGGCCGGCATGCTGGAGGTGGCCGGCGACGACCTGTACGAGCGGCACCCGCACGCGGTGCTGGAGACCTTCCTCGTCTACCAGACCACGGTGGGTGCCAAGGGACTGTCGGCCCGCACCCTGCGCGCCCTGTACAACGCACGCGGCGTGATGGACGCCGGGTTCCGCAAGGACCCGGTCAACCACGCCACCTTCAAGGCCATCCTGCAGCAGCCCTCGGGCATCACCCACGCCTTCCGGCTGATGAACCAGACCTCGGTGCTGGGGCGCTACCTGTGGGTGTTCCGCCGCATCGTCGGCCAGATGCAGCACGACCTGTTCCACGTCTACACGGTCGACCAGCACATCCTGATGGTGCTGCGCAACGTGCGCCGCTTCTTCATCGCCGAGCACGCGCACGAGTACCCGTTCTGCTCGCAGCTGGCCGCCGGCTTCGACCGGCCCTGGGTGCTGTACGTGGCGGCGCTGTTCCACGACATCGCCAAGGGCCGCGGCGGCGACCACTCCGAGCTGGGCGCGCGCGAGGTGCGCCAGTTCTGCCGCCAGCACGCGATCGAGGCCGAGGACGGCCGGCTGATCGAGTTCCTGGTGCGCGAGCACCTGGCGATGAGCCGCATCGCCCAGAAGGAGGACCTGAGCGACCCGGCGGTGATCGCCGCCTTCGCCGCCCGGGTCGGCAACGAGCGCACGCTCACCGCCCTGTACCTGCTCACGGTGGCCGACGTCCGCGGCACCAGCCCCAAGGTCTGGAACGCCTGGAAGGGCAAGCTGCTGGAGGACCTGTACCGCGCCACGCTGCGCGCGCTGGGCGGGCACACGCCCGACCCGGCCGCCGAGATCGAGGCGCGCAAGCGCGAGGCGCTGGTGCAGCTGCAGCTGTTCGCGCTGCCGCACGAGGCGCACCGCAAGCTCTGGGACACGCTGGACGTGGGCTACTTCATGCGCCACGACGCCGGCGAGATCGCCTGGCACACGCGCCACCTGTCGCGCCACGTGGGCAGCGCCCGCCCGGTCGTGCGCGCCCGGCTGTCACCGGTGGGCGAAGGCCTGCAGGTGCTGGTCTACACGCCCGACCAGCCCGACCTGTTCGCGCGCATCTGCGGCTACTTCGACCACGCCGGCTTCTCCATCCTGGACGCGCGCATCCACACGGCGACCAACGGCTATGCGCTGGACACCTTCCAGGTGGTCACGCCCATGCTGCCCGAGCACTACCGCGAGCTCACCAGCATGGTCGAGTCGGAGCTGGAGCAGACGCTGGAGCGCGCCGGCCCGCTGCCGCCGCCCAGCCGCGGCCGGGTGTCGCGCCGGGTCAAGAGCTTCCCCGTCACGCCGCGGGTGCAGCTCACGCCGGACGAGCGGGCGCAGCGCTGGCTGCTGACCATCTCGGCCAGCGACCGGCTGGGGCTGCTCTACTCGGTGGCGCTGGTGCTGGCGCGGCACCGCATCAACCTGCAGCTGGCCAAGATCACCACCCTGGGCGAGCGGGTGGAGGACACCTTCCTGGTGGACGGCGCCGAGCTGCAGGAAAACCGCCGGCAGATCGCGATCGAGACGGAGCTGCTGCAGGCCCTGACGGCCTGA
- a CDS encoding FUSC family protein yields MPNALRIALGHSVLGGVSAALGLFFVATFVRAGWGAWPASVATVGVIVCIPPDVAAPLRGKLLQVLPAALFGVPLFIAMQLLMGDPVALGLLLVPATFLAFLAGAWGRRGVPIVASIMFAAIFSMAVPTVGGRDAALEAGGWFALGAALYLGWSVLANAVLNGRYRVQLIAETLQAVAALARTQASQFSVTGEPAAGAPPLIGRLMRQQAALADQLQAARNLVLEKPRTARRQQLAAMLLQLLEMRDHLLACELDLETLQAHPGPLPALDALRAWLERLAAALETCADALLLGRRPDPFEPQAAPAVGPFGERSAGVDARDERAMALVQSLSNRIAYLQEDTRQLVALARGDAVADVAVVREAWRLFVSPTSWSWKPFAGLWRWDAPPLRHAIRASLAIATAYALSLALPWGSHGYWLLLTIVVVLRGSLAQTVERRNGRVAGTLLGCLLAAGLLWLQLPFWATVLVLTVAQAVAHAFVVRNYVATAVAATVLGLLQASLLSAGADPVFNVAERLADTVLGAAIAWTFSYVLPSWERGQLPALLRRTLAAQARHARVALGLGQFDAVDDEPELDWRLARREAYDSLSALVQATQRALSEPRAVRPPLQQLERLLAHSYQLLAQLTAIKTLLLLRRERLDRERLRPELAGAAEAIADALLAPQGAAANGEVPPELPEPPPVPAGHDDLTPWALRRLALAGRAACQVRSGADAIRQAVRGRLSSSP; encoded by the coding sequence TTGCCCAACGCCCTGCGTATCGCCCTCGGCCATTCGGTGCTGGGCGGCGTGTCGGCCGCGCTGGGGCTGTTCTTCGTGGCCACCTTCGTGCGCGCCGGCTGGGGCGCGTGGCCGGCCTCGGTGGCCACGGTGGGGGTGATCGTCTGCATCCCGCCCGACGTGGCGGCGCCGCTGCGCGGCAAGCTGCTGCAGGTGCTGCCGGCGGCGCTGTTCGGGGTGCCGCTGTTCATCGCCATGCAGTTGCTGATGGGCGACCCGGTGGCGCTGGGGCTGCTGCTGGTGCCCGCCACCTTCCTGGCCTTCCTGGCCGGCGCCTGGGGCCGCCGCGGCGTGCCCATCGTCGCGTCCATCATGTTCGCGGCCATCTTCTCGATGGCCGTGCCCACGGTCGGCGGCCGCGATGCGGCGCTCGAAGCCGGCGGCTGGTTCGCCCTGGGCGCGGCCCTGTACCTGGGCTGGTCGGTGCTGGCCAATGCCGTGCTGAACGGCCGCTACCGGGTTCAGCTCATCGCCGAGACGCTGCAGGCCGTCGCGGCGCTGGCGCGCACCCAGGCCAGCCAGTTCTCCGTGACCGGTGAGCCGGCGGCCGGCGCGCCGCCGCTGATCGGCCGCCTGATGCGCCAGCAGGCGGCCCTGGCCGACCAGCTGCAGGCCGCGCGCAACCTGGTGCTGGAGAAGCCGCGCACCGCACGCCGGCAGCAACTCGCCGCGATGCTGCTGCAACTGCTGGAGATGCGCGACCACCTGCTGGCCTGCGAACTGGACCTGGAAACGCTGCAGGCGCACCCGGGCCCGCTGCCGGCGCTGGACGCGCTGCGGGCCTGGCTGGAGCGCCTGGCGGCCGCGCTCGAAACCTGCGCCGATGCGCTGCTGCTGGGGCGCCGGCCGGACCCCTTCGAGCCGCAGGCAGCGCCGGCCGTCGGTCCATTCGGCGAGCGGTCCGCCGGCGTCGATGCGCGCGACGAGCGGGCGATGGCGCTGGTGCAAAGCCTGTCCAACCGCATCGCCTACCTGCAGGAAGACACGCGCCAGCTGGTGGCGCTGGCCCGTGGCGATGCGGTGGCCGACGTCGCCGTGGTGCGCGAGGCCTGGCGCCTGTTCGTCAGCCCGACCAGCTGGTCGTGGAAGCCGTTCGCAGGGCTCTGGCGCTGGGACGCGCCGCCGCTGCGCCATGCCATCCGCGCCAGCCTGGCGATCGCCACCGCCTACGCGCTGTCGCTGGCGCTGCCCTGGGGGTCGCACGGCTACTGGCTGCTGCTGACCATCGTGGTGGTGCTGCGCGGCAGCCTGGCGCAGACCGTGGAGCGCCGCAACGGCCGGGTGGCCGGCACCCTGCTGGGCTGCCTGCTGGCGGCCGGCCTGCTGTGGCTGCAGCTGCCGTTCTGGGCCACGGTGCTGGTGCTGACCGTCGCCCAGGCGGTGGCGCATGCCTTCGTCGTGCGCAACTACGTGGCCACGGCCGTCGCTGCCACCGTGCTCGGCCTGCTGCAGGCCAGCCTGCTCAGCGCCGGCGCCGATCCGGTCTTCAACGTGGCCGAACGCCTGGCCGACACGGTGCTGGGCGCCGCCATCGCCTGGACCTTCAGCTACGTGCTGCCCAGCTGGGAGCGTGGCCAGCTGCCGGCCCTGCTGCGCCGGACGCTGGCGGCGCAGGCCCGGCATGCCCGGGTGGCGCTCGGCCTGGGGCAGTTCGACGCGGTCGACGACGAGCCCGAGCTGGACTGGCGGCTGGCCCGCCGCGAGGCCTACGACAGCCTGTCGGCGCTGGTGCAGGCGACCCAGCGCGCGCTGTCCGAGCCGCGCGCCGTGCGGCCGCCGCTGCAGCAACTGGAGCGGCTGCTGGCCCACAGCTACCAGCTGCTGGCGCAGCTCACCGCGATCAAGACCTTGCTGCTGCTGCGCCGCGAGCGCCTGGACCGCGAGCGGCTGCGGCCGGAGCTGGCCGGCGCCGCCGAGGCGATCGCCGACGCCCTGCTGGCGCCGCAGGGCGCGGCCGCCAACGGCGAGGTGCCGCCCGAGCTGCCCGAGCCGCCGCCGGTGCCGGCCGGCCACGACGACCTCACGCCCTGGGCGCTGCGCCGGCTGGCGCTGGCGGGGCGGGCCGCCTGCCAGGTGCGCAGCGGCGCCGATGCGATCCGCCAGGCCGTGCGCGGACGGCTATCCTCGAGTCCATGA
- a CDS encoding YbaN family protein encodes MAEPSAEARPAPPRPLRWFYLALALASLALGIVGIFLPVLPTVPFILLSAWAAARSSPRLLRWLENHRHFGRVISDWRRGGVVARKAKWLATVLMAASVATMLVVVGPRWYILTVVAIIASVLAWLWQRPETFPDA; translated from the coding sequence ATGGCCGAACCGTCCGCCGAAGCCCGCCCTGCCCCGCCGCGTCCGCTGCGCTGGTTCTACCTGGCGCTGGCGCTGGCCAGCCTGGCGCTGGGCATCGTCGGCATCTTCCTGCCGGTCCTGCCGACGGTCCCGTTCATCCTGCTGTCGGCCTGGGCGGCGGCGCGCAGTTCGCCGCGGCTGCTGCGCTGGCTGGAGAACCACCGCCACTTCGGCCGGGTGATCTCCGACTGGCGGCGCGGCGGCGTGGTGGCGCGCAAGGCCAAGTGGCTGGCCACCGTGCTGATGGCCGCCAGCGTGGCGACCATGCTGGTGGTGGTCGGGCCGCGCTGGTACATCCTGACGGTCGTGGCCATCATCGCCAGCGTGCTGGCCTGGCTGTGGCAGCGGCCGGAGACATTCCCCGACGCCTAG
- the map gene encoding type I methionyl aminopeptidase — MSITYKDADGIQGMRTAGRLAAEVLDFLTPHIKPGITTRQIDELAAECMKKQGSTSATLGYQPPGYPPYPASLCTSVNNVVCHGIPNDKPLKKGDIVNVDVTVIKDGWYGDTSRMFMVGEASIAAKRLIHLTYEAMWHGIVQVKPGARLGDIGWAIQQFAERNGFSVVREFCGHGVGRNFHEEPQVLHYGKPGTLEELKPGMTFTIEPMINAGRKEVKELGNDGWTIVTKDHSLSAQWEHTVLVTESGWEVLTLSAGSPPPPAFVNG, encoded by the coding sequence ATGAGCATCACGTACAAGGACGCCGACGGCATCCAGGGCATGCGCACGGCGGGCCGGCTGGCGGCCGAGGTGCTGGATTTCCTGACCCCCCACATCAAGCCCGGCATCACCACGCGCCAGATCGACGAGCTGGCCGCCGAATGCATGAAGAAGCAGGGCAGCACCTCCGCCACGCTGGGCTACCAGCCGCCGGGTTACCCGCCCTACCCCGCCTCGCTGTGCACCTCGGTCAACAACGTGGTGTGCCACGGCATCCCCAATGACAAGCCGCTGAAGAAAGGCGACATCGTCAACGTCGACGTCACCGTCATCAAGGACGGCTGGTACGGCGACACCAGCCGCATGTTCATGGTCGGCGAGGCGTCGATCGCGGCCAAGCGGCTGATCCACCTGACCTACGAGGCGATGTGGCACGGCATCGTGCAGGTCAAGCCGGGGGCCCGGCTGGGCGACATCGGCTGGGCCATCCAGCAGTTCGCCGAGCGCAACGGCTTCTCGGTGGTGCGCGAGTTCTGCGGGCACGGCGTCGGCCGCAACTTCCATGAAGAGCCGCAGGTGCTGCACTACGGCAAGCCCGGCACGCTGGAGGAACTCAAGCCCGGCATGACCTTCACCATCGAGCCCATGATCAACGCCGGCCGCAAGGAGGTGAAGGAACTGGGCAACGACGGCTGGACCATCGTCACCAAGGACCACTCGCTGTCGGCGCAGTGGGAGCACACGGTGCTGGTCACCGAGAGCGGCTGGGAGGTGCTCACGCTGTCGGCTGGCAGCCCGCCGCCGCCGGCGTTCGTCAACGGCTGA